The following proteins come from a genomic window of Trifolium pratense cultivar HEN17-A07 linkage group LG4, ARS_RC_1.1, whole genome shotgun sequence:
- the LOC123922942 gene encoding ISWI chromatin-remodeling complex ATPase CHR17-like, with protein sequence MDRSWMKASRLSAEFERGVIEFIRFAEINLPSPENNDEKNLPPKSNEHFRCPCVLCGNKKLEIHKIKSIASEMEGKTEEEVERYAEVFRERYKELNDYDRIIKNIERGESRIARKDEIMKAIGKKLDRYKNPWLELKIQYGQNKGKLYNEECDRFMICMTHKLGYGNWDELKAAFRMSPLFRFDWFVKSRTTQELTRRCDTLIRLVEKENQEYDERERQARKEKKLATKSSTPSKRPLPRQAESPSLKKRKQLTMDHYVSSVSLLPMHHIFHHHDYIHVANLNC encoded by the exons ATGGATCGTAGTTGGATGAAAGCTAGTAGATTAAGTGCCGAGTTTGAACGGGGAGTGATTGAATTTATTCGATTTGCTGAAATCAATCTTCCATCTCCCGaaaataatgatgaaaaaaatCTTCCTCCTAAAAGTAATGAACATTTTCGATGTCCATGTGTTCTTTGTGGAAATAAAAAACTAGAAATTCATAAGATAAAAAGTATTGCTTCTGAGATGGAAGGAAAGACAGAAGAAGAAGTAGAAAGATATGCAGAAGTTTTCAGAGAGCGATACAAGGAGTTGAATG ATTATGAcagaattataaaaaacattgaAAGAGGTGAGTCAAGAATAGCTCGGAAAGATGAGATCATGAAAGCTATTGGGAAGAAGTTGGACCGCTACAAGAATCCTTGGCTAGAGTTGAAGATACAATATGGACAAAACAAAGGGAAATTATACAATGAAGAATGTGATCGATTCATG ATATGCATGACTCACAAACTTGGATATGGGAATTGGGATGAATTGAAGGCGGCATTTCGAATGTCACCCTTGTTTCGTTTTGATTGGTTTGTAAAGTCACGCACAACTCAGGAACTAACAAGGAGATGTGACACCCTCATTCGGCTGGTAGAGAAGGAAAATCAAGAATATGATGAAAGGGAGAGACAAGCTCGTAAAGAAAAGAAACTTGCCACTAAG AGTTCGACCCCATCAAAGCGCCCCTTGCCAAGACAGGCAGAGAGTCCATCTCTGAAGAAGCGGAAGCAATTAACGATGGATCACTATGTAAGCTCGGTAAGTTTGTTGCCAATGCATCATATATTCCATCATCATGATTACATACATGTTGCAAATCTAAACTGTTAG
- the LOC123921052 gene encoding uncharacterized protein LOC123921052 translates to MNPYDFYYLEDFLKFSPFSPNHGNLNMVSSPRFRSSRIRPASAIVPIPENPSIAYHKEIYTVLFDPPSFLMVHSIYCHLWKKSKMEKKFLPLPPLRKSPQESSIHVQELLSDSIPEAEGEISSPSTSVLVSSTSIESAFSASEENEKLKNLDLLNQEAKVEEKLQKFKPQTSNHKLLSEISFSAIDRFVDVFIEQDLVSPRLESIEHSLAIIVEVLESRNSIFPVSAANHFEHLDLYGILDTVFDPGGVVTPLSVKLLYGAMIFVSPSTFGLLIVFVVEFSVEFIVLVFDPGGNRHRSQLKSLTTILTSEEKHTQVSDSESPSSFIDSELKLASELKFASQLNLASGIPSDTTSNFCIYHP, encoded by the exons atgaatccttatgatttttactatcttgaagactttctaaagttttctccattttctccaaaccatggaaatcttaacatggtatcatcGCCTCGGTTTCGATCATCGAGAATCCGTCCCGCTTCCGCCATTGTACCGATACCGGAGAATCCCTCCATTGCTTACCACAAAGAAATTTACACTGTACTTTTTGATCCACCTTCATTTCTAATGGTTCACTCCATTTATTGTCACTTGTGGAAGAAATCGAAGATGGAGAAGAAATTCTTGCCACTTCCACCACTTCGAAAATCACCACAAGAATCTTCAATTCATGTTCAAGAACTTTTGAGTGATTCAATTCCAGAGGCAGAGGGGGAGATTTCATCACCATCTACCTCTGTTCTTGTTTCATCTACCAG CATCGAATCCGCGTTTTCCGCTTcagaagaaaatgagaaattgaAGAATCTGGATCTGTTGAATCAAGAGGCGAAGGTAGAAGAAAAATTGCAGAAATTCAAGCCACAAACATCGAATCATAAGTTGTtatctgaaatttctttttctgCAATTGATCGTTTCGTCGACGTCTTCATCGAACAAGATCTGGTTTCGCCAAGATTGGAATCAATTGAACACAGTCTTGCCATCATTGTAGAGGTATTGGAATCTCGCAATTCAATTTTTCCCGTTTCTGCTGCAAATCACTTTGAGCATCTCGATCTCTATGGTATTCTCGACACTGTTTTTGATCCCGGCGGTGTGGTTACGCCTCTCTCTGTAAAGCTACTTTATGGTGCGATGATATTCGTCTCACCGTCAACCTTTGGTTTGCTCATCGTGTTCGTTGTTGAATTTTCCGTTGAATTCATCGTCCTTGTTTTCGATCCCGGCGGGAATCGTCACCGATCACAGTTAAAGTCTCTAACTACTATCCTCACTTCAGAAGAAAAGCACACACAGGTCAGTGATTCAGAATCTCCATCGTCCTTCATTGACTCTGAACTCAAACTGGCTTCTGAACTCAAGTTTGCTTCACAACTCAATCTGGCCTCTGGTATACCTTCTGATACAACTTCAAACTTTTGCATCTATCATCCGTAA